The Prosthecobacter debontii DNA segment TGGAAGGACGGGCCGTCTTTGCCGGTGCGACCTGCGCAAAAACGCAGCGCTCCCCTTTCGAAGAAAACTCCAGCTCCAGCGCGTGCCCAGCGCTGATCGTGCCGATACGAGCGCAAGCAATGTCGCATTGGGCAAACAACGCCTTCACCGCGTCCGTATTGTCTGGCTTCGCCGTGAGCAGATAGCCATAGCTCGGGAAGGATAACAACCAGTGTTTCAAATCCACGTCCGGGGGTCGAGGCAACGCATCGAGATCCACAATCGCCCCACAACCTGAAGTAGCCAGCAGCATCGCCAGGGTGCCGGGCACACCGCCATTGCTGATGTCTTTGCCTGCGGTGACCAGCTTCTGATCAGCGAGTTGTTTGAGCAACCGCAGATCGCCGCGCAAGCGCTCGGGTGGCGATCCCACACTGGCATTCCAAAACACCGTGCCTTCCCCACGATAAGCGCCTCGCAGATCTACCGCCATCAAGAGATCATGTCCAGGTGCCGCATCGAAACTGGTGATCAAGTTTTGTGCCTTACCCAGCACAGCAGCGGCCAAGAGCGGCGTGCGTTCATAGGGAAAACGAGTAGTGTGACCGCCGACAATCGGCACACCATAAGCCTCAGATGCCGCACGCATGCCCTCCCACAGATCGGTGGCGATCACGGAGTCGGGATGAGTCCACAGCACATCCACAATCGCTGAAGGCGATCCGCCCATCGCCGCGATGTCGCTGAGATTCACCATGACTGCACAGTAACCCGCAAACCAGGGGTCCAGTTCAATGAAACTTTCCATCATGCCCTCAGCAGCAAAAAGCATGT contains these protein-coding regions:
- a CDS encoding sll0787 family AIR synthase-like protein — its product is MSDLESLAQSLRAHPNVAEKLRIASAYGPALAVAGNIEIGDDAAAIPDGDGYMLFAAEGMMESFIELDPWFAGYCAVMVNLSDIAAMGGSPSAIVDVLWTHPDSVIATDLWEGMRAASEAYGVPIVGGHTTRFPYERTPLLAAAVLGKAQNLITSFDAAPGHDLLMAVDLRGAYRGEGTVFWNASVGSPPERLRGDLRLLKQLADQKLVTAGKDISNGGVPGTLAMLLATSGCGAIVDLDALPRPPDVDLKHWLLSFPSYGYLLTAKPDNTDAVKALFAQCDIACARIGTISAGHALELEFSSKGERCVFAQVAPAKTARPSKNR